GTTTCCATAAGTGCTTGCAATATATGCGTTTTCTCGAAAATGGTCACGCTCAAAATCTGTAAAATTGTGTAAAGACTTTGCTTGAGTTTCAGTTCTTTCTTGATGATAGCTACCAGCACGTAAATGGATATCGCAATCCAGATTTGAGTCTTGACGGCGTTCTCGGATGTGCCAAAGAA
The sequence above is drawn from the bacterium genome and encodes:
- a CDS encoding IS4 family transposase, which encodes FFGTSENAVKTQIWIAISIYVLVAIIKKELKLKQSLYTILQILSVTIFEKTHILQALMETNLIDDNTENDNQLKLFKL